TGACAATGGTTCGGTTGAATATGACATCCTTGGCATTTTGAAGGTCACCATCCTCCTCATTGAAAGGATACTTATCAAATATCTTTTTCAAAAACAGGATCAAACCAACCAACAGTGCAACGCTGATAATATAAATATAAATACTGTTCTCGTTAGATTTTATGAATTTACTTATACCAAGTACATTTTCAGAGATGGATTCTACTTCATCCTTTTCCCCCTGATTCTTTTCCGGACTCTTAAATGATGACTTCCAAAGGGGTTCATGCCTTAAATAAAACAAATTATACACCTCGGAATTCTTGAGGGTATTGAGATCATCAATAACTTCGTTTACAATTAATTTCTGATCATTTATTTTTGATTCAAGAACCAGATACTCATTATTTTCCCTGGTAATTGCCCGATTTATTTTTTTGTACTCGTCCCAGATCTGTTTTACACTTTTTAATACTTCCAGGGGAACTTTTTCCTTTACCGCATTTTCATAGGTGAGCCTCCAGGTTTCTTCATTAAATGTGGTGAGTTCCTGAACGATAACATTTCTATCCTCACGGTCATTAATAACAGATTCCCATCCGCTTAAATGATCATGATATCCACTCCATTTCTTAATCAGGTTATTGATTTTCTGGCGATTCGGATTGGCTGAAACAAAATGTTCTTTTCTTTTTTTCTGAGCCTTTATAAATGCGGCATATTCCGGAAACAACGAGTCTATTTTTTTGATAGAACGTGCCATTGTGGTTTTTCGAGAAGTCGCTTTTATATTCGCCGAAGCAGACTCAACCTTCTGAATAATTTCAGTAACCTTTATGGGCTTCGGAATCGCTTTTCCTGTAGAATCCACGGCCACTTCAGAAACTATCTGTCCCAACCCAAAAAAAGGATGTAATACAAGAATAAAAAAAGTAACGGATTTCAAAAACAATTTCATTCTTTTCAATTTTTTTAATTAAACGGGTTTGAAATTAGCTTAAAGCTCACCTCCTTGAATGGCTTCATGCAGCGAAAATATGGTCAGTTCACCTTCATTCCTCAAATAACTGCTTACCTCCTCAAATTGTGAACGTGAGCTGGCCCGGAATTTTTCCCTACGTTTTTTAAAGACAAGATTTGCCTTAAGAAACTTATTCATTGACTCATTATAGGCTGCAAGTGCTTCTTCATCAATCTCTTCAAATCCAACACAATCATAAAACAGATCTTCACGATGGTACATTTCCTTTTTCATGTCAGTTACCTCATATCTTATCGTATAGCCTCCCTCATCAATCCGTAGAGATACCCTGTTGCCAAAATCGGCTTCAAGCACCTCTGCCATTCCGGATCTTTTTGGATAAAGCTCCGTTCCAATATTTTTATAAAGTACGGGTGATACGCCATTTGCGCTCAAGGTGCCCTGGTTTTTATCAAGAACCTCAATTTTATAAGTTTCAGCGTTTTCTTCGGCCCCAAACCACTGCTCCGCCCTGGATAAAATCACCGAGGCTTCAAGATTGTCTTTATCGTATGTTTTTTCAATTGATCTCTCTGTTATTACACTCTGCTGGCCCAAACACGGGATTGAAAACAAGAGAGATAAATAAGTCAAGATCTGTATTGTTTTCATTTTGTTCATCTTGTTAATTTCGAAATTCGATCCACTGGATCTACCTTTTAAATTTCCCAATTTTAGGGCTTTCAAACTTGGGAAGGGGCAAAAAGTTGTAAACAAGTTATAAAAAACGAAATCAGAAGATATGGAAAGAATACTTTACTTAGAATTTTTGTACAAAAACAGAAGTGAAAAACCAGCAATTAACAAGCCAAGAAACTCCCTTGTTCCCTCTATGTATGGCTTTTTGTACACCATTTCCCCAAATATTTCCGATTTTTCATCAGTCATGAGCCAGTCGTAAAAGAATCCTAAATGAAATATCGCATAGAGCAGGAAAGCAGCAATTAAGAACTGATGAATCCATCTTGGGACCTTCATAAAATTTGATAAACCAAAAAGAACCGACACAGATCCGTAAATAAGCACCCAGATATAAGGGTCCGGATCATTAAGCTGCACATAGGCAAAGCTCGCAAATAAGAAAAATAAAATCCAATTGATCCATTTTATGAGTTTGGAGTTGGTATTTTTAGCCATAAATAAAATTTGTTAAATATCTCACGCTTTTTTCATCGCAGAGCTATTGCAAAATCATCTTCTTTTTAAGAAGCCTTTCCACTACCTCCAAATAATATTCCGGCTCCAAGTACGAATCCAAAATCATACCATCCACCATTATTATTGACCGCATACAGGGCTACATTATCTAAAAAAAGAGAAGCCACAAAAGAAAAAGGAGCAATGATACCATGCCAGAGTCCGCCAAAAAACCCATAAGAATCAGCCTCAATGCACTCCTGGACGGGTAAAGCCTGAGCACAACTGGTTAGAAAAAACAAGGCAACTGCAAGTATTGGAATCAGTTTAAATCGAGAAATAAAATTTTTCATGGTAAACAATATTTGATCCCTAAATTTAGTCAACCCTTTTTACAACATCACATTCAATTCCTGTTTTTTTATGCTTTGATAAGTAATTCACGGGTTTTGGACACTGTTATTACATTTTCGTCCTAAATGATTTACGAATCATAAAACTAAGCTTTAATTTAAGCGTCTAACCCATAAACCCTTTATGATGAAAATTTTAAAAACACTTTTACTGAGTAGCATATTTGTTTTAGTCATGTGCAATACTGGATATGCCCAGGATGAAATCAATTTGACCCTTCGATGTGATATTCAAGCGCTTCAAGATGGGACCGCTGCTTACCAGGCTTGCCGGTTCGTAGGTCAGGACCCTGATACTGATACAAGAGATCATACGGTATATGCCAATGTGGGAGATACGATTTTCTGGAGCGGAGAATCTACTGACGGATCCGGTGCCATTGACATTCAGAAAATCAAATATGAAAGGGGAACAAATGT
This DNA window, taken from Lutimonas zeaxanthinifaciens, encodes the following:
- a CDS encoding transmembrane 220 family protein; its protein translation is MAKNTNSKLIKWINWILFFLFASFAYVQLNDPDPYIWVLIYGSVSVLFGLSNFMKVPRWIHQFLIAAFLLYAIFHLGFFYDWLMTDEKSEIFGEMVYKKPYIEGTREFLGLLIAGFSLLFLYKNSK